The following coding sequences lie in one Deltaproteobacteria bacterium RBG_16_64_85 genomic window:
- a CDS encoding 2'-5' RNA ligase, with the protein MRAFIGIGLPPSFRRAIREAISPFHARRLAVSWTPEQNLHVTLKFLGETSPGRVDEIASLLLAAGSGIPAFEFLAEGAGGFPSLRAPRVLWVGIREPLELVGKLQENMEKVLSGAGFPCEERPFHPHITVGRVRDRLPPGWGERYASALSGKPFGAVGVNSYQLYESRLSPGGAVYTVLRDIPLPRGPERTEREEKGK; encoded by the coding sequence ATGAGGGCGTTCATCGGGATCGGCCTGCCGCCTTCGTTCCGTCGGGCGATCCGGGAAGCGATTTCCCCGTTCCACGCGCGGCGTCTCGCCGTTTCCTGGACCCCCGAGCAAAACCTCCATGTAACGTTGAAGTTTCTCGGGGAGACATCGCCCGGAAGGGTGGACGAGATCGCCTCGCTGCTCCTTGCGGCAGGGAGCGGGATCCCTGCCTTCGAGTTCCTCGCCGAGGGGGCGGGAGGATTTCCATCCCTGCGTGCTCCGCGCGTGCTGTGGGTCGGCATCCGGGAACCGCTTGAATTGGTCGGGAAGTTGCAAGAGAATATGGAAAAGGTGCTTTCCGGCGCGGGCTTCCCATGCGAGGAAAGGCCGTTCCACCCGCACATCACGGTCGGCCGCGTACGAGACAGGCTCCCCCCGGGGTGGGGGGAGAGATACGCCAGTGCCCTGTCCGGGAAACCGTTCGGGGCGGTCGGGGTAAACTCGTACCAACTGTACGAAAGCCGGCTGTCTCCGGGAGGAGCTGTGTATACCGTCCTGCGCGACATTCCACTCCCGCGGGGGCCCGAGAGGACGGAGAGAGAGGAGAAAGGGAAATGA
- a CDS encoding alanine--tRNA ligase, with translation MSKTGASLRAAFLSYFEKNGHKVLPGSSLVPGNDPTLLFTNAGMVQFKENFLGLGPASLTRSATAQRCLRVSGKHNDLENVGYTARHHTLFEMLGNFSFGDYFKKEAIFFGWDFLTREVGLDGRRMTVSVFREDDEAYDLWHKTMGLPASQIVRFDEKDNFWAMGPTGPCGPCSEIIYDQGDGVGCGRPGCSVGCDCDRFLEIWNLVFMQYNQDESGKKTLLPKPSIDTGMGLERLAAVAQGVASNYDTDLFQPILREIARLCGVAPGTSKAADAAMRVIADHARATAFLIADSVLPSNEGRGYVLRRIMRRALRHGKKLGFDGPFLHRVAGTVVQEFSPAYPELGKNAAFIDTVAVNEEKRFLETLDAGLRMVEDEFSRIGREGRVVFAGEVAFRLYDTYGFPADLTADLCRERGVALDQEGFEREMEKQRAQSRVSWKGGEVAASDAAAAFLSGAGIAVEFVGYERLAAAGRIVALFRTGEQVPCAGAGEEIDFATDVTPFYGESGGQAGDIGTGAGKGFRLQILSTRKPAADAIVHHAKVAEGTVRGGEAVDLSVDEQVRRRTQGNHTATHLLQAALRNVLGTHVKQAGSYVGPDKLRFDFTHFEGIPGEALHEVENQVNEAIFSALPVKWESLPHDAAIAAGAMAFFGEKYGDAVRMVSVPGISRELCGGTHVRNTSEIGLFRIVSEGALASGVRRIEALTGIAALRHLRDEAGLLHEISRDLKVSPADAADRVRKLFVQIKGLEKELQEARRRASRDLVGEVLGKAVKSGGVTFASAEVEPMDAAALRDLADKVKGKMKSGILLLGSVQGDRCHLVAGVTEDLLSSYSANDIVRKAATSVGGGGGGRRDMAQAGGSKTDGLAEALRSLSGWVK, from the coding sequence TTGTCGAAGACCGGGGCTTCTCTTCGCGCCGCATTTCTTTCCTATTTCGAGAAGAACGGCCACAAGGTCCTTCCCGGGTCCTCCCTGGTGCCGGGAAACGACCCGACCCTGCTGTTCACGAACGCCGGCATGGTGCAGTTCAAGGAGAATTTCCTGGGACTGGGGCCCGCCTCCCTTACACGCTCGGCCACCGCGCAGCGCTGCCTGCGCGTCAGCGGCAAGCACAACGACCTCGAGAACGTCGGCTATACGGCCCGACACCACACGCTCTTCGAAATGCTGGGGAACTTCTCCTTCGGGGACTACTTCAAGAAGGAGGCGATCTTCTTCGGGTGGGATTTCCTCACGCGGGAGGTCGGGCTCGACGGCCGGCGGATGACGGTGTCCGTCTTCCGGGAGGACGACGAAGCGTACGACCTCTGGCACAAAACGATGGGGCTGCCCGCCTCGCAGATCGTGCGGTTCGACGAGAAGGACAACTTCTGGGCGATGGGGCCTACGGGACCGTGCGGGCCGTGCTCCGAGATCATCTACGACCAGGGGGATGGGGTGGGGTGCGGGCGGCCCGGGTGCTCCGTGGGTTGCGACTGCGACCGGTTCCTCGAGATCTGGAACCTCGTCTTCATGCAGTACAACCAGGATGAGAGCGGCAAGAAGACGCTGTTGCCGAAGCCCAGCATCGACACAGGGATGGGGCTGGAACGGCTGGCCGCGGTCGCCCAGGGGGTCGCCAGCAACTACGACACCGACCTCTTCCAGCCGATTCTCCGTGAAATCGCCCGTCTTTGCGGCGTCGCTCCCGGAACGTCGAAAGCCGCCGACGCGGCGATGCGGGTGATCGCCGACCATGCGCGGGCCACGGCGTTTCTCATCGCCGACAGCGTGCTCCCCTCCAACGAGGGGCGGGGGTACGTCCTGCGCCGGATCATGCGGCGCGCCCTGCGGCACGGGAAGAAACTCGGATTCGACGGGCCGTTCCTCCACCGGGTGGCGGGCACCGTGGTGCAGGAGTTCTCGCCCGCATACCCGGAACTGGGCAAGAACGCCGCGTTCATCGACACCGTGGCCGTGAACGAGGAGAAGCGGTTCCTCGAGACCCTCGACGCGGGCCTGCGGATGGTCGAGGACGAATTCTCCCGGATCGGGAGGGAGGGGAGGGTCGTATTCGCCGGCGAGGTGGCATTCAGGCTCTACGACACCTACGGATTCCCTGCGGATCTCACGGCGGACCTGTGCCGCGAGCGGGGCGTTGCGCTCGACCAGGAAGGGTTCGAAAGAGAGATGGAGAAGCAGCGGGCGCAGTCCCGGGTTTCCTGGAAGGGGGGAGAGGTCGCCGCGTCCGACGCAGCGGCAGCGTTCCTTTCCGGCGCAGGGATCGCGGTGGAGTTCGTCGGCTACGAGCGTCTTGCCGCCGCGGGCAGGATCGTGGCCCTCTTCCGGACGGGGGAGCAGGTACCTTGCGCAGGGGCGGGCGAGGAGATCGATTTCGCCACGGACGTAACTCCCTTCTACGGGGAATCCGGGGGGCAGGCGGGGGACATCGGGACCGGCGCGGGGAAGGGATTCCGGCTGCAGATCCTGTCGACGCGAAAACCCGCCGCGGACGCGATCGTCCACCACGCGAAGGTCGCCGAGGGGACGGTGCGCGGGGGAGAGGCGGTGGACCTTTCGGTCGACGAGCAGGTGCGGCGCCGGACACAGGGCAACCACACCGCGACGCACCTCCTCCAGGCGGCGCTCCGGAACGTTTTGGGGACCCACGTAAAGCAGGCGGGCTCGTACGTGGGCCCGGACAAGCTCCGGTTCGATTTCACCCACTTCGAAGGGATCCCGGGGGAGGCGCTGCACGAGGTGGAAAACCAGGTCAACGAGGCCATCTTCTCGGCGTTACCGGTGAAGTGGGAATCCCTGCCGCACGACGCGGCGATTGCGGCAGGCGCGATGGCGTTCTTTGGCGAGAAATACGGCGACGCCGTCCGGATGGTGAGCGTCCCCGGCATCAGCCGGGAACTGTGCGGGGGAACGCACGTCCGCAACACGAGCGAGATCGGCCTTTTCCGGATCGTTTCGGAGGGGGCGCTCGCGTCGGGGGTACGCCGCATCGAGGCCCTGACGGGGATCGCGGCGCTGCGCCACCTGCGGGACGAGGCCGGCCTGCTGCACGAAATCTCGCGCGACCTCAAGGTCTCTCCGGCGGACGCCGCCGATCGCGTCCGCAAGCTGTTCGTCCAGATCAAGGGCCTCGAGAAGGAGCTCCAGGAGGCCAGGCGCCGGGCATCGCGGGACCTCGTCGGGGAGGTCTTGGGCAAGGCGGTGAAATCGGGGGGCGTGACGTTCGCGTCCGCCGAGGTCGAGCCGATGGACGCCGCCGCCCTGCGGGATCTGGCCGACAAGGTCAAGGGGAAGATGAAAAGCGGGATCCTGCTCCTGGGTAGCGTCCAGGGCGACCGGTGCCACCTCGTGGCGGGCGTGACGGAGGACCTGCTGTCCTCCTATTCGGCGAACGACATCGTCAGGAAGGCCGCCACGTCGGTAGGCGGCGGCGGCGGCGGGCGGCGCGACATGGCCCAGGCGGGCGGTTCAAAGACCGACGGCCTTGCGGAAGCGCTCCGATCGCTGTCCGGGTGGGTGAAATAG
- a CDS encoding ribosomal protein S12 methylthiotransferase RimO, which produces MIPRKAPTVRILTLGCAKNTVDTEVMTGLLAEEGCRVVAGGRADVAIVNTCGFIRDAKEESIGEILAWGQAKEKGRIRRLVVAGCMATRYREDLPKLLPEVDLFIGPGDLPALPGLIRKMFEGEAPRTHIVEAALGDEAYRSRVSVEGIASAFLKILEGCDNRCSYCAIPMIRGPLKSRSKESILAEARLLVRRGAREVNLIGQDITSYGADRGEKRALAPLVREICAIRGIRWVRLLYLYPGRIDDSLIDLLATEKKICRYLDIPVQHIDAGVLARMGRRYTPDDVGKLVARLRERLPGIFLRTSLIVGFPGETAKAFDRLLRFVHETRWDYLGVFPYSREEGTPAHSMRSQVSEPVSQERVRRVQDVQADILAARNAAMIGEKVEVLVEKTLARERAVGRHRGQAPEVDGTVHLAGYAGPAGGFCRARVTGAREWDLFAKPVDSGTTPVILT; this is translated from the coding sequence ATGATTCCGCGAAAGGCTCCCACGGTGCGCATCCTTACGCTGGGGTGCGCGAAGAACACGGTGGACACCGAGGTGATGACCGGTCTTCTCGCCGAGGAGGGTTGCCGGGTCGTCGCCGGCGGGCGAGCGGACGTGGCCATCGTCAACACCTGCGGCTTCATCCGCGACGCGAAGGAGGAATCGATCGGGGAGATCCTGGCTTGGGGACAGGCCAAGGAAAAGGGGAGGATCCGCCGCCTGGTCGTGGCGGGCTGCATGGCGACCCGATACCGGGAGGATCTTCCGAAGCTCCTTCCGGAAGTCGACCTTTTCATCGGGCCGGGAGACCTTCCCGCCCTCCCGGGTCTCATCCGGAAAATGTTCGAGGGGGAGGCTCCCCGCACCCATATCGTGGAGGCGGCGCTCGGCGACGAGGCCTACCGGAGCCGCGTTTCCGTGGAAGGGATCGCATCGGCGTTTCTGAAGATCCTCGAGGGGTGCGACAACCGCTGCTCCTACTGCGCGATCCCCATGATCCGGGGGCCTTTGAAGAGCAGGTCGAAGGAGTCCATCCTGGCGGAAGCCCGTCTGCTCGTCCGCCGGGGAGCCCGCGAGGTCAACCTGATCGGACAGGACATCACTTCGTACGGCGCGGACCGGGGGGAGAAGAGGGCGCTTGCGCCCCTCGTACGGGAAATCTGCGCGATCCGGGGCATCCGATGGGTGCGGCTCCTGTACTTGTACCCGGGAAGGATCGACGATTCCCTGATCGATCTCCTTGCGACGGAAAAGAAGATCTGCCGTTACCTCGACATCCCCGTCCAGCACATCGACGCCGGTGTTCTCGCAAGGATGGGACGGCGCTACACCCCCGATGACGTCGGGAAACTTGTCGCCCGGTTGCGGGAACGCCTCCCCGGGATCTTCCTGCGGACCTCACTGATCGTCGGATTCCCCGGGGAGACGGCGAAAGCGTTCGACCGGCTGCTCCGATTCGTCCACGAGACCCGGTGGGACTACCTCGGGGTGTTCCCGTACTCCCGGGAGGAAGGGACGCCGGCCCATTCCATGCGTTCCCAGGTGTCCGAGCCGGTGAGTCAGGAGCGGGTGCGCCGGGTTCAGGACGTCCAGGCGGACATTCTCGCCGCGAGGAACGCGGCCATGATCGGCGAGAAGGTGGAAGTGCTGGTCGAAAAGACGCTTGCCCGGGAGCGCGCGGTGGGACGCCACCGGGGCCAAGCCCCCGAGGTGGACGGGACCGTTCACCTGGCCGGCTACGCGGGCCCTGCGGGGGGCTTCTGCCGGGCCCGGGTGACCGGCGCGCGGGAATGGGACCTGTTTGCAAAACCGGTTGACAGCGGAACGACTCCGGTTATACTAACGTAA
- a CDS encoding type IV pili twitching motility protein PilT has product MELNDILKAAVRHGASDVHLKAGLLPVFRINGKLVPLKVPEPLKPEELSAMGAVILTEEQRKKFELVHELDCAYSISGLGRFRVNIFIQRGTIGIVLRIVPVGVLSFEELHLPKVLEKVALENRGLVLCTGTTGCGKSTTLASIIEYINIHRSCHIVTIEDPIEFLLHDRKSIINQRELGVDTVSLAGALRSALRQDPDVILVGEMRDLETIETAIMAAETGHLVLSTLHTLDAAETINRVVGAFPPYQQKQVRIQMASLLRSVISQRLVPKADGKGRVPAIEIMINTARVREYIEDKDKTKKIREAIAQGYVSYGMQTFDQSLMLLYKEGLISLDEALRQASNPDDLALRIRGISSGTDLTWDDFDKSGELPTKE; this is encoded by the coding sequence ATGGAACTCAACGACATCCTCAAGGCGGCCGTCCGTCATGGCGCTTCCGACGTCCACTTGAAGGCCGGGCTTCTGCCCGTCTTCCGGATCAACGGCAAGCTTGTCCCCCTCAAGGTGCCGGAGCCGCTCAAACCGGAAGAGCTCTCCGCCATGGGCGCGGTCATCCTCACGGAGGAACAGCGGAAAAAATTCGAGCTGGTCCACGAACTCGACTGCGCCTACAGCATCTCGGGGCTGGGGCGGTTCCGCGTCAATATCTTCATTCAGCGCGGCACGATCGGGATCGTTCTCCGCATCGTCCCCGTCGGAGTCCTGTCCTTCGAGGAGCTCCACCTGCCGAAGGTGCTGGAAAAGGTTGCGCTGGAGAACCGCGGACTGGTCCTGTGCACCGGGACCACCGGCTGCGGGAAGTCGACGACCCTGGCCTCCATCATCGAATACATCAACATACACCGCAGCTGCCACATCGTTACGATCGAGGACCCGATCGAGTTCCTCCTCCATGACCGGAAGAGCATCATCAACCAGCGGGAGCTGGGCGTGGACACCGTTTCCCTCGCCGGGGCGCTCCGGAGCGCCCTGCGGCAGGACCCCGACGTGATCCTCGTGGGCGAGATGCGCGACCTGGAAACGATCGAGACGGCGATCATGGCCGCCGAGACGGGGCACCTTGTCCTCTCGACGCTGCACACGCTCGACGCCGCCGAGACGATCAACCGCGTCGTGGGAGCGTTCCCGCCCTACCAGCAGAAGCAGGTTCGGATCCAGATGGCTTCCCTGCTGAGGTCCGTCATTTCCCAGCGGCTGGTGCCGAAGGCCGACGGAAAGGGCCGCGTGCCGGCGATCGAGATCATGATCAACACCGCCCGGGTCAGGGAGTACATCGAGGACAAGGACAAGACCAAAAAGATCCGGGAGGCGATCGCCCAGGGGTACGTGAGCTACGGGATGCAGACCTTCGACCAGTCCCTCATGTTGCTCTACAAGGAAGGGCTGATCTCCCTGGACGAGGCGCTGCGGCAGGCCTCGAACCCCGACGATCTGGCGCTGCGCATCCGCGGGATCTCCTCGGGCACGGACCTGACCTGGGACGATTTTGACAAGAGCGGCGAGCTGCCGACGAAGGAGTAA
- a CDS encoding recombinase RecA produces the protein MIQDPNRRKALEMALSAIEKNYGKGAIMRLGADTPVKDIPVISTGALSLDVALGIGGIPRGRVTEIFGPEASGKTTLALHIVAEAQRQGGIAGFIDAEHALDLSYARKLGLSTEDLLISQPDTGEQALEIAEMLVRSGALDVLVVDSVAALVPKAEIEGEMGDAHMGLQARLMSQALRKLTATISKSQTAVIFINQIRMRIGVMFGNPETTTGGNALKFYASVRMDIRRLTQIKKDDEIIGSRTRVKVVKNKLAPPFREAEFDILYGEGISREGDLLDIGTELGMIEKSGAWYSLEGERIGQGRENARGFLKEHPEIGSGLRKKILANYGIGEAGRAAQEGAT, from the coding sequence ATGATCCAGGACCCGAACCGCCGGAAGGCGCTCGAAATGGCGCTTTCGGCGATCGAAAAGAATTACGGCAAGGGTGCGATCATGCGTCTCGGGGCCGACACGCCCGTAAAAGACATCCCCGTGATCTCCACGGGGGCGCTCTCCCTGGACGTGGCACTGGGAATCGGCGGAATCCCCCGGGGTCGCGTGACGGAGATCTTCGGCCCGGAGGCGTCCGGGAAAACCACGCTGGCCCTGCATATCGTCGCGGAGGCGCAGCGACAGGGGGGGATTGCGGGGTTCATCGACGCGGAACATGCCCTGGACCTTTCGTACGCGAGAAAGCTGGGTCTTTCCACCGAGGATCTGCTGATCTCCCAGCCGGACACCGGGGAGCAGGCCCTTGAGATCGCTGAAATGCTCGTGCGCAGCGGCGCGCTCGACGTCCTCGTCGTCGACTCGGTCGCGGCGCTGGTCCCCAAGGCGGAGATCGAGGGGGAGATGGGGGACGCGCACATGGGACTCCAGGCGCGCCTGATGTCCCAGGCCCTCCGCAAGCTCACCGCGACGATCAGCAAGTCGCAGACGGCGGTCATTTTCATCAACCAGATCCGGATGAGGATCGGTGTGATGTTCGGCAACCCGGAGACGACGACCGGCGGGAACGCCCTCAAGTTCTACGCCTCCGTCCGGATGGACATCCGCCGCCTGACGCAGATCAAGAAGGACGACGAGATCATCGGGAGCCGCACGCGCGTCAAGGTGGTCAAGAACAAGCTCGCGCCCCCCTTCCGGGAGGCGGAGTTCGACATCCTTTACGGAGAGGGGATCTCGCGGGAAGGGGATCTCCTGGACATCGGCACGGAGCTCGGGATGATCGAGAAGAGCGGCGCGTGGTATTCCCTGGAAGGGGAGCGGATCGGCCAGGGGCGGGAGAACGCCAGGGGCTTCCTCAAGGAGCACCCGGAGATCGGCTCCGGCCTCCGGAAAAAGATCCTGGCGAACTACGGCATCGGGGAAGCCGGCCGCGCGGCGCAGGAAGGAGCCACCTAA